The following are encoded together in the Deinococcus soli (ex Cha et al. 2016) genome:
- a CDS encoding GNAT family N-acetyltransferase translates to MTSLTFTLRHVTDPGDPAIAAFGRVQEASYYAPDMLIPPEVFAQLITRRSPQREDRLLVAQTPGGEVLGGTLYALLPLPGDVRGAGFNSFMAVTRAARGLGVGRALHSEALRVVQAAGLAGMFADSVHPGRQSAEDRAAEAATGVDPVQRRAALHALGLRTVDVPYWQPVGGPDGGPLTDLDLLYQPVQPAGRVPLALVTGVLRAYWSGWLGEGRAQAEAQALADRAGHVQDAPLLPGTSTATWWNEGQ, encoded by the coding sequence ATGACGAGCCTGACCTTCACGCTGCGGCACGTGACCGACCCCGGCGACCCGGCCATCGCCGCGTTCGGCCGCGTGCAGGAGGCCAGCTACTACGCGCCGGACATGCTGATCCCTCCGGAGGTCTTCGCGCAGCTGATCACGCGCCGCAGCCCGCAGCGCGAGGACCGGCTGCTCGTCGCGCAGACCCCAGGCGGCGAGGTGCTGGGGGGCACCCTATACGCCCTGCTGCCCCTGCCGGGCGACGTGCGCGGCGCGGGCTTCAACTCGTTCATGGCGGTCACGCGCGCCGCGCGGGGGCTGGGCGTGGGCCGCGCCCTGCACAGCGAGGCCCTGCGCGTGGTGCAGGCGGCGGGCCTGGCGGGCATGTTCGCCGACAGCGTTCACCCGGGCCGCCAGAGTGCAGAGGACCGTGCGGCCGAGGCCGCGACCGGCGTGGACCCTGTGCAGCGGCGCGCGGCGCTGCACGCGCTGGGCCTGCGCACCGTGGACGTGCCGTACTGGCAGCCGGTGGGCGGCCCGGATGGCGGCCCGCTGACGGATCTGGACCTGCTGTACCAGCCGGTGCAGCCCGCCGGGCGTGTGCCGCTGGCCCTGGTGACGGGCGTGCTGCGCGCGTACTGGAGCGGCTGGCTGGGTGAGGGCCGCGCGCAGGCGGAAGCGCAGGCGCTCGCCGACCGTGCCGGACACGTGCAGGACGCCCCTCTGCTCCCCGGCACGAGCACGGCGACATGGTGGAATGAAGGTCAATAG
- a CDS encoding agmatine deiminase family protein — translation MSDVTPADLPRDLGFAMPAEWAEHAATWMSWPADDDLWFGHLEGVRAEFAELVRTIARFEPVQLLVRDEESSADARARLGSADVTFHDVPLDDVWMRDNGPIFVKRAQADGNGDLALVDWKFNSWGGKFNWSNDDRVPEYVAGQLGTHRWAQPFVLEGGGLEVNGRGVGLTTRSCFLTDTRNPGLTEEGYAFLLADTLGVRKLLWLDGGLENDHTDGHIDTITRFTDERTIVTSVEPNPEDPNHAVMAKNLADLRAMTDQDGQPFRIVELPLPATYLEGAEGRLPPTYANFYIGNGFVVVPQYGDPNDARALEVLTPLFPGREVIGLSSRAIIEGGGSFHCVTQQQPAGTPWIQDA, via the coding sequence ATGTCTGACGTGACCCCCGCCGACCTGCCCCGTGACCTGGGCTTCGCCATGCCCGCCGAGTGGGCCGAGCACGCCGCCACCTGGATGAGCTGGCCCGCCGACGACGACCTGTGGTTCGGGCACCTGGAGGGCGTGCGCGCCGAGTTCGCCGAGCTGGTGCGGACCATCGCCCGCTTCGAGCCGGTGCAGCTGCTCGTGCGGGACGAGGAGAGCAGCGCCGACGCCCGCGCGCGGCTGGGCAGCGCGGACGTGACCTTCCACGACGTGCCGCTGGACGACGTGTGGATGCGCGATAACGGCCCCATCTTCGTGAAGCGGGCCCAGGCGGACGGGAACGGGGACCTGGCGCTGGTGGACTGGAAGTTCAACTCCTGGGGCGGGAAGTTCAACTGGTCGAACGACGACCGCGTGCCTGAGTACGTCGCCGGGCAGCTGGGCACGCACCGCTGGGCGCAGCCGTTCGTGCTTGAGGGCGGCGGGCTGGAGGTGAACGGCCGCGGCGTGGGCCTGACCACGCGGTCGTGCTTCCTGACCGACACCCGCAACCCCGGCCTGACCGAGGAAGGCTACGCGTTCCTGCTGGCCGACACGCTGGGCGTGCGCAAACTCCTGTGGCTGGACGGCGGGCTGGAGAACGACCACACCGACGGGCACATCGACACCATCACCCGCTTCACCGACGAGCGCACCATCGTCACCAGCGTCGAGCCCAACCCCGAGGACCCCAACCACGCGGTCATGGCGAAGAACCTCGCGGACCTGCGCGCCATGACTGACCAGGATGGCCAGCCCTTCCGCATCGTGGAGCTGCCGCTCCCCGCGACCTACCTGGAGGGTGCGGAGGGCCGCCTGCCGCCCACGTACGCGAACTTCTACATCGGGAACGGCTTCGTGGTCGTCCCGCAGTACGGCGACCCGAACGACGCCCGCGCCCTGGAGGTCCTGACGCCGCTGTTCCCCGGGCGCGAGGTGATCGGCCTGAGCAGCCGCGCGATCATCGAGGGCGGCGGCAGCTTCCACTGCGTGACGCAGCAGCAGCCCGCCGGGACGCCCTGGATACAGGACGCCTGA
- a CDS encoding glutamine--tRNA ligase/YqeY domain fusion protein, whose protein sequence is MTAPDSTPPAASDSAPRVAPNFITEIIERDLSSGRYPQVVTRFPPEPSGYAHLGHIFASFLDFQTAAQYGGRYHLRMDDTNPELATQEYADAIADDLRWLGWDWGEHLYYASDHFEQYYAYAEQLVKQGDAYVDSVTGDEMARLRGDARTPGTPSPYRDRTPGENLDLLRRMRAGEFPDGAHVLRAKIDLGSPNMKLRDPVLYRILRGHHYRAGDAWCIYPMYDFQHPLQDALEGVTHSMCSLEFVDNRAIYDWLMERLGFSPRPHQYEFGRRGLEYTITSKRKLRKLVEAGKVHGWDDPRMPTLRAQRRLGVTPEAVRAFAAQIGVSRTNRTVDLSVYENAVRNDLNHRAPRVMAVLDPLPVTLENLTEAQTLSLPYWPFDVVRDSPDGLVALPTGERVAPEAAVRDVPLTRELVIEREDFNPEPPRGFKRLTPGGTVRLRGAGIIRADRFDIGADGQVTRVYATLLGEDARAGGVIHWVSAEHGVPAEFRLYDRLFRVPNPEAANPEDAQAEPIAPDFNPEEIGHEDETRPLDDAFMAFLNPDSLRVTRGLVEPSVTRDPAGTRYQFERQGYFWRDPVDSREDALVFGRIITLKDAWAKATQKAEAPAKAPKPAKTQQAKTEHAEKAAPAALTPEQETEVTRLTGLGVPDAEARTLARDAALLAFLGGAATDDTFAQVASWTANDLAPGLRAGEVRVLAADLAPLAELLAGKTVTTRVARDVLARAAQTGEAPAAIIERENLAGGLSEGALNAAIAQVMADNADKVDAYRGGRTALLGFFTGQVMRATGGKADPAALNAALQAALNG, encoded by the coding sequence ATGACGGCCCCCGACTCCACTCCTCCCGCCGCCAGTGACAGCGCGCCGCGCGTGGCCCCGAACTTCATCACCGAGATCATCGAACGCGACCTGAGTAGCGGCAGGTACCCGCAGGTCGTGACGCGCTTCCCGCCGGAACCGAGCGGGTACGCGCACCTGGGACATATTTTTGCGTCGTTCCTGGATTTCCAGACGGCCGCGCAGTACGGCGGGCGCTACCACCTGCGCATGGACGACACCAACCCGGAACTCGCGACGCAGGAGTACGCGGACGCCATCGCGGACGACCTGCGCTGGCTGGGCTGGGACTGGGGCGAGCACCTGTACTACGCCAGCGACCACTTCGAGCAGTACTACGCGTACGCCGAGCAGCTCGTAAAGCAGGGCGACGCGTACGTGGACTCCGTGACGGGCGACGAGATGGCGCGCCTGCGTGGCGACGCCCGCACGCCCGGCACGCCCAGCCCCTACCGGGACCGCACGCCGGGGGAGAACCTAGACCTGCTGCGCCGCATGCGCGCCGGGGAATTCCCGGACGGCGCGCATGTGCTGCGCGCGAAGATCGACCTGGGCAGCCCGAACATGAAGCTGCGCGACCCGGTGCTGTACCGCATCCTGCGCGGCCATCACTACCGCGCGGGGGACGCGTGGTGCATCTACCCCATGTACGACTTCCAGCACCCCCTGCAGGACGCGCTGGAGGGCGTGACGCACTCGATGTGCAGCCTGGAGTTCGTGGACAACCGCGCCATCTACGACTGGCTGATGGAGCGTCTGGGCTTCAGCCCGCGCCCGCACCAGTACGAGTTCGGGCGGCGCGGCCTGGAGTACACGATCACGAGTAAGCGCAAGCTGCGCAAGCTCGTGGAGGCCGGAAAGGTGCACGGCTGGGATGACCCGCGCATGCCCACCCTGCGCGCGCAGCGCCGCCTGGGCGTCACGCCGGAGGCGGTGCGGGCCTTCGCGGCGCAGATCGGCGTGAGCCGCACGAACCGCACCGTGGACCTGAGCGTGTACGAGAACGCCGTGCGCAATGACCTGAACCACCGCGCGCCGCGCGTGATGGCGGTGCTCGACCCGCTGCCGGTCACACTGGAAAACCTGACCGAGGCGCAGACGCTGAGTCTCCCCTACTGGCCGTTCGACGTGGTGCGCGACTCGCCCGACGGCCTGGTCGCCCTACCCACCGGGGAGCGGGTGGCCCCCGAGGCTGCGGTGCGCGACGTGCCGCTGACCCGCGAACTGGTGATCGAACGCGAGGACTTCAACCCCGAGCCGCCCAGGGGCTTCAAGCGTCTCACGCCGGGCGGCACGGTGCGGCTGCGCGGGGCGGGCATCATCCGCGCCGACCGCTTCGACATCGGCGCGGACGGGCAGGTCACGCGCGTGTACGCCACGCTGCTGGGCGAGGACGCCAGGGCGGGCGGCGTGATCCACTGGGTCAGCGCCGAGCACGGCGTCCCTGCCGAGTTCCGCCTGTACGACCGCCTGTTCCGCGTCCCCAACCCCGAGGCCGCCAACCCCGAGGACGCGCAGGCCGAACCCATCGCCCCCGACTTCAACCCTGAGGAGATCGGCCACGAGGACGAGACCAGACCCCTCGACGATGCGTTCATGGCGTTCCTGAACCCCGACAGCCTGCGCGTCACGCGCGGACTGGTGGAACCCAGCGTCACGCGCGACCCCGCAGGCACCCGCTACCAGTTCGAGCGGCAGGGCTACTTCTGGCGCGACCCGGTGGACAGCCGTGAGGACGCGCTGGTGTTCGGGCGGATCATCACGCTGAAGGACGCCTGGGCGAAAGCCACGCAGAAGGCCGAGGCGCCCGCGAAAGCGCCCAAGCCTGCTAAAACCCAGCAGGCAAAAACCGAGCACGCCGAGAAGGCCGCGCCCGCCGCCCTGACCCCCGAGCAGGAGACCGAGGTGACCCGCCTGACTGGCCTGGGCGTCCCGGACGCCGAGGCGCGCACCCTCGCCCGCGACGCCGCGCTGCTGGCCTTCCTGGGGGGCGCCGCCACCGACGATACGTTCGCGCAGGTCGCCAGCTGGACCGCGAACGACCTCGCACCGGGCCTGCGGGCCGGAGAGGTGCGCGTGCTGGCGGCTGATCTGGCCCCGCTGGCCGAGCTGCTGGCCGGGAAGACGGTCACCACCCGCGTCGCCCGCGACGTCCTGGCCCGCGCCGCGCAGACCGGCGAGGCGCCCGCCGCGATCATCGAGCGCGAGAACCTCGCCGGGGGCCTCAGCGAGGGCGCCCTGAACGCCGCCATCGCGCAGGTCATGGCCGACAACGCCGACAAGGTGGACGCCTACCGGGGCGGCCGCACCGCGCTGCTGGGCTTCTTCACCGGGCAGGTCATGCGCGCCACCGGTGGCAAGGCCGACCCCGCCGCGCTGAACGCCGCGCTGCAGGCCGCGCTGAACGGCTGA